One stretch of Oryzias latipes chromosome 7, ASM223467v1 DNA includes these proteins:
- the LOC101160718 gene encoding probable N-acetyltransferase CML3, with product MAPKINFEFSIRKYGPSEEREVLALFRDGILEHVYPAFFRAMSNVDHLGLTLSISMAGYVLGGSSYFQAFFFGFAWAGLIYSCCHEIYNSYMMRRLNTDMADIESSYLENPDNGFWVAEADVNGQTRVVGIMGVMGKSEEEHGERFNDWNGGVSGSEIGQDTVDGSFGEVCHLVVAFPWRRKQLGSQLTRKALEFCKERGFTRLAVDLSSPQTAAISMYQKLGFVQTASHSNTHTNKWFSKLARINVVHLEKII from the exons ATGGCCCCGAAAATTAACT TTGAGTTCTCCATCCGGAAATATGGGCCTTCTGAGGAACGTGAGGTCTTGGCGCTCTTTCGGGATGGGATTCTCGAACATGTGTACCCGGCGTTTTTTAGGGCCATGAGTAATGTGGACCACCTTGGGCTTACTCTGAGTATCTCCATGGCCGGATATGTGCTCGGTGGGAGCTCCTACTTCCAAGCTTTCTTCTTTGGCTTTGCATGGGCTGGCCTCATTTATTCCTGCTGCCACGAAATCTACAACAGCTACATGATGAGGAGGCTAAACACAGATATGGCCGACATCGAAAGCAGCTACCTAGAAAACCCAGATAACGGCTTCTGGGTGGCAGAAGCAGACGTCAACGGTCAGACCAGGGTGGTGGGGATCATGGGGGTGATGGGGAAAAGCGAAGAGGAGCACGGCGAGAGGTTCAATGACTGGAACGGAGGTGTGAGCGGCTCTGAAATCGGCCAAGACACCGTGGACGGGAGCTTCGGAGAGGTGTGCCATCTGGTGGTGGCGTTCCCGTGGCGCCGCAAGCAGCTGGGGTCGCAGCTGACTCGCAAAGCTTTGGAATTCTGCAAAGAGCGAGGGTTCACCCGGCTCGCCGTGGACCTCAGCTCACCGCAGACGGCGGCCATTTCCATGTACCAAAAATTAGGCTTTGTTCAAACTGCGTCCCACAGCAACACTCACACCAATAAGTGGTTCTCCAAACTAGCCCGCATAAATGTGGTGCACTTAGAGaaaatcatttga